The following proteins are co-located in the Macrobrachium rosenbergii isolate ZJJX-2024 chromosome 28, ASM4041242v1, whole genome shotgun sequence genome:
- the LOC136853861 gene encoding ferritin heavy chain-like encodes MHRLSMIIIALVGCLSVTGATEFNCKRGTGYPKEVCYVAECTDAIKAHIQHEFNAAFKYMYMGAYFGQDIVDRPGLSKFLLEAASEERGHAIQMLDYLNLRGIKIDSSLDYKFDPDTMLGTTYSYQDALEEALNMEIEVTDLINNVVAKCADDYHGADVFTNPILDEQHEGVRKLQGAVKAFKDLLAGSGAPGLQLAEYLFDKKMMSEEL; translated from the exons ATGCATCGCCTGTCCATGATAATTATTG CCCTGGTGGGATGCCTGTCTGTCACCGGGGCAACAGAGTTCAATTGCAAGCGAGGAactg GTTACCCCAAGGAGGTCTGTTATGTCGCTGAATGTACGGATGCCATCAAAGCCCACATTCAGCATGAATTCAATGCTGCCTTCAAGTACATGTACATG GGCGCATATTTCGGCCAGGACATCGTAGATCGGCCAGGCCTCTCCAAATTCTTGCTAGAAGCCGCCTCCGAGGAACGCGGCCACGCCATACAGATGCTGGACTACCTGAACCTCCGCGGCATCAAGATCGATAGCAGTCTGGACTATAAATTCGATCCTGATACTATG CTGGGGACGACTTACAGTTACCAAGATGCTTTGGAAGAGGCCTTGAACATGGAAATTGAG gtgacaGACTTGATCAACAACGTCGTTGCCAAGTGTGCCGACGACTACCACGGCGCTGACGTCTTCACAAACCCCATCCTGGACGAACAGCACGAGGGTGTACGCAAGCTTCAAGGTGCCGTGAAAGCTTTCAAAGACCTCCTTGCCGGCAGTGGGGCCCCTGGACTCCAGTTGGCCGAGTACCTCTTCGACAAGAAGATGATGAGCGAGGAGCTCTAA